Proteins encoded in a region of the Megalops cyprinoides isolate fMegCyp1 chromosome 3, fMegCyp1.pri, whole genome shotgun sequence genome:
- the derl2 gene encoding derlin-2, whose translation MAYQTFQQEYFQIPVVTRAYTTACVLTTAAVQLELITPFQLYFNPDLILKNYQVWRLVTNFLFFGPVGFNFLFNMIFLYRYCRMLEEGSFRGRTADFVFMFLFGGLLMTIFGTFVSLVFLGQAFTIMLVYVWSRRNPNVRMNFFGLLNFQAPFLPWVLMGFSLLLGNSIIVDLLGIAVGHVYFFLEDVFPNQPGGGRWLKTPTILKMLFDTPEEDANYNPLPEERPGGFAWGEGQRLGG comes from the exons ATGGCTTACCAGACGTTTCAACAGGAATATTTTCAGATTCCTGTTGTAACTAGGGCATACACCACCGCTTGTGTTCTGACTACTGCCGCTGTG CAACTGGAACTCATCACACCTTTCCAGCTATACTTCAATCCCGATTTGATACTTAAAAATTATCAG GTATGGCGACTTGTTAccaattttctgttttttggtcCAGTTGGTTTCAACTTCTTATtcaatatgattttttt ATATCGGTACTGTCGGATGCTGGAGGAGGGCTCGTTTAGGGGCCGTACTGCCGACTTTGTCTTCATGTTCCTGTTTGGTGGCCTGCTCATGACT ATATTTGGCACCTTTGTGAGTCTAGTGTTCCTGGGTCAGGCCTTCACCATTATGCTGGTGTACGTGTGGAGCCGACGCAACCCGAATGTTCGCATGAACTTCTTCGGCCTGCTTAACTTCCAAGCCCCTTTCTTGCCCTGGGTGCTCATGGGATTCTCTTTGCTGCTGGGCAACTCCATCATTGTGGATCTTCTAG GTATTGCTGTAGGACATGTGTACTTCTTTTTGGAGGATGTATTCCCAAATCAGCCTGGGGGTGGCAGATGGCTGAAGACCCCGACCATTCT AAAGATGCTGTTTGACACCCCAGAGGAAGATGCAAATTATAACCCTCTTCCAGAAGAACGCCCAGGAGGCTTTGCCTGGGGGGAGGGACAACGCCTTGGGGGCTAG
- the mis12 gene encoding protein MIS12 homolog produces MAEFTNEVEPLSPEFLKLYEAQFFGFTPQTCMLRVYSAFQDSLYDILLTLEAVCVKKFGGADPQPKLSQQASECTGKLLKFLQDRIQRLSSRMETLLVNNVLSVPLNVLLPEDQSHQKYPQAVEQVLKLENELAQLEQSYRAEVCARQALLAELEEQKSVQEELDSLLKWIGELRVTWMQGGIGSVQDSFTFMTQTVKHLKAILKEIAKKSRSLDEP; encoded by the exons ATGGCGGAGTTCACCAATGAAG TGGAGCCACTGTCTCCCGAGTTTCTCAAGCTGTACGAGGCCCAGTTCTTCGGTTTTACTCCACAGACGTGCATGCTAAGAGTGTACAGCGCCTTCCAGGACTCCCTGTATGACATCTTACTCACTTTGGAGGCTGTATGTGTGAAGAAGTTCGGCGGGGCAGACCCGCAGCCGAAGCTGTCTCAGCAAGCAAGTGAATGCACCGGAAAACTGCTCAAGTTCCTGCAGGATCGCATCCAGCGTCTCTCGAGTCGCATGGAAACCCTTTTGGTGAATAACGTTCTATCAGTTCCCTTGAACGTCTTACTGCCAGAGGACCAGTCACACCAGAAGTACCCACAAGCTGTGGAGCAGGTTTTGAAGCTGGAGAACGAGCTAGCGCAGTTAGAGCAGTCCTACCGAGCAGAGGTGTGCGCCAGGCAGGCATTGTTAGCAGAACTAGAGGAGCAGAAGTCGGTTCAAGAAGAGCTAGACAGCTTGTTGAAGTGGATCGGGGAGCTGCGCGTTACCTGGATGCAAGGTGGCATCGGCAGCGTCCAAGACAGCTTCACCTTCATGACGCAGACGGTAAAGCACTTGAAGGCCATATTGAAAGAAATtgcaaagaaaagcagaagtCTGGATGAGCCGTAA
- the ift22 gene encoding intraflagellar transport protein 22 homolog, with protein sequence MFKAKILIVGPSECGKTVLANFLSDTVETIGGDYSPTQGVRILEFESHSLGGSGKNVTCEVELWDCAGDLRFESCWPALMKDSNGVVIVFNPDMPSHLKELETWYSSFVSSQSMQESQCLLMAHHKPGSAADNARPVLASQLSKLSMIHSNLEEDPEGVRQEFSRYLGSIVKTLSESREREEMSIIT encoded by the exons TGTGGGAAGACGGTATTGGCTAATTTTCTATCTGATACCGTTGAGACGATTGGAGGAGACTACAGCCCAACGCAAGGTGTTCG GATTCTGGAGTTTGAATCGCACAGTTTGGGTGGCTCTGGGAAGAACGTGACGTGCGAAGTGGAACTGTGGGACTGTGCTGGAGATTTAAG GTTTGAGTCCTGCTGGCCAGCTTTAATGAAGGATTCCAATGGAGTGGTCATTGTGTTTAACCCAGACATGCCCAGCCATCTGAAAGAACTGGAGACTTGGTATTCCTCATTTGTGTCCTCACAAAGTATGCAAGAAAGCCAGTGTCTGCTGATGGCGCATCACAAACCAGGCAGCGCAGCTGACAACGCACGCCCAGTTCTAG CTTCACAGCTGAGCAAGCTGTCCATGATTCATTCTAATCTGGAGGAGGACCCAGAAGGGGTGCGGCAGGAGTTCAGCAGGTACTTGGGATCCATCGTGAAGACGCTGTCAGAAAGCCGTGAACGTGAGGAGATGTCAATCATCACTTAG